The genomic interval TTCCCCCACCTGGCGCACTTCGTCCTTAAAGAGCCAGCGCAGCGGCTCAATCAGGGACAATTTCATATCCTCGGGCAAACCACCCACATTATGGTGTGATTTAATCACCGCCGCCGTGGCCGTGCCGCTTTCCACCACATCGGGATACAAAGTACCCTGCACTAAAAAGTCTATCTCGCCCACTTTGGCGGCCTCTTCTTCAAATACCCGGATAAACTCTTCACCAATTATTTTACGCTTGCGTTCCGGGTCGGTAACTCCCTGCAGTTTATTTAAAAACCGCTCTGAAGCATCTACATATACAAGGTTGATATTAAAGCCGTCCCGGAAGAATTTCTGCACCGCCTCGGCTTCCCCCTTACGTAAAAGGCCGTGGTTGACAAACACGCAAGTCAGCTTATCCCCAATGGCCCGGTGCACCAGAACGGCGGATACCGACGAGTCCACACCGCCGCTTAAAGCGCAAAGCACGTGCTTGTCGCCTACTTGTTCCCTGATTTCCGCCACAGTATGCTCTATAAAGGAACCCATCGTCCAGTTTCCGGTACAACCGCAAATATCATACAGGAAATAGTGCAGTATATCCTGCCCTTTGGGGGTATGCACCACCTCGGGATGAAACTGCACTGCATACAAACCCCGCTCCGCATCCGCCATGGCCGCCACCGGAGCCTGCTCGGTGCGAGCCAAAATATTAAATCCCGGCGGTGGTGCCTCCACCAGGTCACCATGACTCATCCAGCACTGTTCCCTCTCACCCATGCAGCACAGCAAACCTTCCCGGGACATGACCTCAAGATCAGTTTTACCATACTCGTGCCGGGTGGCCCGGCTTACAGTACCACCTAATTGGAGGGACATCAACTGCATGCCATAGCAAATGCCCAGTATAGGTATGTTTAAATTATATATTTCCTTGTCCACCACCGGGGCACCTTGCTGGTATACGCTGGAAGGTCCCCCGGAAAATATAATGCCCCGCGGTTTTTTGGCTTGAATTTCAGCCAGCGGGGTGTTAAAGGGCAGCATTTCACAAAAAACACGACCTTCACGAACGCGACGGGCAATCAATTGGCTGTACTGCCCACCAAAATCCAGTACCACGACCATCTCCCGTTCGGGTATAGACATCTTTTATTTCCTCCCATATAAACTATTTGCATTTAGACAGTCATGCCGCCAACGCGGCACCGGCAGAGGATGAAAATTACTGGTAAATTTCCTTTTTCAATACAAAAATTTCAGGTAAGTGCCGGTATTTTTCATTATAATCAAGCCCGTAGCCCACCACGAATTCATCCGGTATGCTAAAACCGCTGTAATCCACAGGCACATTTACTTCCCGCCTGGAGGGCTTGTCCAGCAAGGTGCAAATACGCACGCTGGCCGGGTCTCGGGTTTTTAGAACATCCAACAGGTAGTTTAAAGTAAGGCCGGTGTCGACAATATCCTCGACAATGAGCACGTGACGGTTTTCAATACTTTTATCCAAATCCTTTAATATGCGCACCACGCCGGTTGATTTGCTGGACGCCCCGTAACTGGACACGGCCATAAAGTCAACCCGTACATCGATGTTCATGGCCCTAATCAAATCAGCCATGAACACCACGGCGCCTTTCAATATACCCACCATCAACAGTTCTTTGCCCGCATAGTCCCTGGAGATATTGTTCCCCAATTCTTGCACCTTTTTATCTATTTCCATCTTGGGAATCAACACTTTTTCCACATCCGGATGCAAAATAAATTCCCCCTGATATCAAAATCTGGGTTATTATAACAAAGCATTTCAAACATTGTCAATATACCGCGACTAAGCTACACATCGGGTGCGGTCACCTGTAGCTGTTTATTGAAATCCCACATTTTCATGTTGATTTCCAGTTTGTCCCTTTTGCCATGCTTGCCGGTGGCTTCAATGCGGGCTCTGCTAATCACCTGGTCACTCGGGTGCACCCAAATACAGTATTTAAAATCATCGTAACTTAATTCCATTAATGCATTCTGTACGATGGGTTTTAACTCCAGCACCCTGTACTTTACACCATCAATCTCTTCGGCCTTCAGTTCCTTAATGATGGGTACATCTTTAAAATTAAAATTACCCAGCGGGTTAAACTCGGTGACAAATAGCTCCGACTCGGCCATTTTGTTACCTTCCAGGAGAGTCCAGTTATCCGACCAGTACCCCTTGATAAATGTTTTTTCACCGGTATGAATAAATTCCACCGGCATATCCTGCATAGTTCCAGTGATGTGTACTCTATCCGGTGCCACCCGTACCCCCTGGACATCGGAAATCACCCTGTCTCCTATTTTAACCAGCATGCTGAAGCGCAGAGAGCCGGCATGCAAGGTTTTTTCCATGGCCGCAGCCAGTAATTCCTCGGGCGGCACACTGATTTTAGTATAATAAGCCCCGGCCCCACGGTAAATACCCAGCAAGACCAGCACGGCAACCACCAAACCCAGCAGTAACTTTTTATCCACTACCAGCCAGCGCGGCTCGGGCATAACAATTCACTCCTTTTATAATAGCAACGCATTCCTGTAAATTTATACGAAGTTTGCCTCGTAAATATTCCTTTTAACACCGGCTGTCCTGTTTTTTAAAGAATAATTGTGTTAAAATAGGAATGTTTTAATAAGCAAGAGGAGTGCTGGAAAGTTGGATATACAGGATATGCAAAGGGAAGTGGACGGTTGGATCGGTCAATTTGAAGAAGGATACTGGCCACCGCTGGCCATGCTGGCCCGCCTCACCGAGGAGGTGGGTGAGTTGGCCAGAGAAGTCAACCACCGGTTCGGCACCAAACCCAAAAAGCCGGATGAACCCGAGGGTGATCTGGCTATGGAATTGGCTGACATTTTATTCATTATTATCTGTTACGCCAACTCGCTGGGCATCAACCTTGACGAAGCATTTAAAAAAATGATGGAAAAATACAAAACCCGTGACTCCCATCGCTGGACCAGAAAAAAATAAAACAGGAGGGAATAATATGGCTACTGTCGTACCCCTGCGCGGACTACGCTACGATGAAAAAAAAGCCGGCAGCATTAAAGAATTGGTTACACCACCCTATGACGTAATCGACGCCGCCGCCCAGGAAAAATACTACCAGCTGAATCCCTATAATATTATCCGCCTGGAATATGGTAAAAGGAGTCCCTCAGATAACGATACAGACAACCGCTATACCCGGGCCGCAGAATTTTTCAGTCGCTGGCAGAGCGAAGGAATACTGAAACAAGAGGACGCCCCTGCCGTTTACTTCTACCAGCAGCAATTTAACATAGACAAACAAACACTGGTACGTACCGGTATCATTTGCGGTGTAAAGCTGGAGCCTTACGAAAACGGAGTAATTCTCCCCCACGAAGAAACCATGCCCAAGCACAAAGCTGACCGGTTGGCACTAATGCAGGCCTGTGGGGCCAACTTCAGCCCCATATTTGGTTTGTACAGCGACCCGCAGCGCAGCATTGACCAATTGTTACTGGACGCGGTGCAAGATTCCCCCGCCGCCGTCAGTTTTACCGATGAATTCGGCCACGGGCACCGGTTGTGGGTGATTACAGGTGACCAGCTGGTACGGCAAGTGCAGCAACTAATGCGGCAGCAGCGCATTTTTATTGCTGACGGGCATCACCGTTACGAAACTGCGTTGAACTACGCCCGGCAAAACCCCGGGAACCCGTCTGCCGGTTATGTAATGATGACTTTAGTCAACCTCTACGATCCCGGCCTTGTCATACTGCCCACCCACCGGCTGGTTGTACAGAGTAAGGTAGACAAGCAAAAACTACTGGCCGCATTACAGGAAGACTTTATCATTGAAAAAATAACCGCCACAGATGTTGATAAAGTCACGGAATTAATGGCTGATTTGGCGGGACTGCAGGAAAAGGGCGACACTGCACACCGGCAAGTATTCGGACTTTATTGGGGGGAAAACGTTTATTATGCAATAACGCTGAAGGATGATAGTATAATCGCGCGGAAAATGCCCGCTGAACGCTCAACTGCCTGGCGCAGACTGGATGTATCAGTTTTGCAAAAACTCATCCTGGAAAGCCGGCTTGGTATAGATGATGAGGCCCTGGCGGGTGGTGAAGCGGTTAAATACACCCGGGATGCCCGGGAGGCTGTACAGGCAGTGGATGAGGGTCGCTGCCGGATGGCATTTTTAATGAATCCCACCCTTATCGGCGAAGTAACCGAAATTGCCGCCAACGGAGAAAAAATGCCGCAAAAATCCACTTTCTTTTTTCCCAAGTTAATCACCGGGCTGGTTGTTAACAAGTTTTAAAGCATAAATCTTGCACATAAAAAAGGGGGTACGGGTGGCCATGCCCTTCTCCCCCTTTTTTTAAAAAAACTGTTCAAAAATCCGCGTGAGAGCTACTTATAACCTCCAAACAGGCTTGCTTTTACGGTATTCACGTAAGTCCGGGTGTTCTATACCGGTATTATCTCAAGCTGTTTATCCTATCCCTGGTGGAAATGATACTGGTGATTTTAACACCAAAGTTTTCATTAACCACCACCACTTCCCCTTTGGCCACCAGTTTACCGTTTATTAATATATCCACCGGTTCATCAACCAGTGTTTCCAATTCCACTATGGCCCCCGGAGTCATATGTAATACCTCTTTAATTTGCCTTTGGGTGCGCCCCAAAACCACCGAAACCTTTAAAGGAATATCCATTAACATATTCAGTTTTTCGGGGTCCACTTGCGGCAAAGCATCCTTATCATAACCTGAATTGGTTGACTGAGTCGCAACTTTTTCACGCCCTGCTAACGTTGTAAAATCATCACGTTGCTGTGCAGTGCGGTCTTGCACCTGTGCATTGTCGGGTTTTTCCATCACCCCTGGTTCAGGCACAGGTGTAGCAACTTCTTCTTCTGCCTCTACATCCATAACACCGAACTTTTCCAATAAAAGCCTGGTCTGTTCCCGGGCAGTATTAATATCCAATACTTGCATGATATTAGTATCCAGTAAGCCGTTTATCGTCATACGGAAATAACTTACCACTATGGGGTCTTCGAAGGGCAGGTTGATGCTGAATTTGCTTGTTTCCATCACGGTATCGGTTTCCGGTGGCAATATATTGATACTTCTGTCCAGCATATCAGCCAGCGCTGTCGAAGCGGAACCAATCATCTGGTTCATAGCCTCTGCAGCCGCACTGATTTCCAACTCCGATATTTCGTCTTGTAAATCCGTACCGTCTCTACCCATCATTAAATTTGCCATCACCATGGCATCCCGCATCTTAATAACCAGCACATTGTAACCACTGAGGCCCTCTTTAAAACGTACTCTGATAACCAGGTAGGGTACGTTGAACCCTTCAAAAAAATCCCTTTGGCGGGTAATAATAACCTTGGGGCTGGTTATCTGCACCCGTTTGTTTAACAACTGAGACAGCGTCGTAGCAGAGGAACCCATGGATATATTACCAATCTCGCCCAGGGCATCCTTTTCCTCCGGTGTTAATGCCGACTGTAAATCTTCATCCTCAGGTTCATCTATTTCATATTTTTCCCGTCCGTTACCTCCGCCGGTACCAAACAAGGTGTCAATTTCATCCTGGCTTAACCCCTGACCGGCGTCATCCCGGGCGGCACCCAGCATGGCATCTATTTCGGCCTGGTCTAACTCCTGACCGGCGTCATCCCGGGCGGCACCCAGCATGGCATCTATTTCGGCCTGGTCTAACTCCTGACCGGCGTCATCCCGGGCGGCACCCAGCATGGCATCTATTTCGGCCTGGCTTAACCCCTGACTGCCGTACTGCTCATTTTTATTACTATCTGAAGGTTTTATTAAGGCTTCTATTTCATCTTGCTGCAACAGTTTGTTTTCGCTATCACTCATCGCTATCTTTCCTTTCAACAAGTGAAACAATTTGAACGGCCAAATTGTCCCCCACTGAACCCACCTGGGCACCGAATTTTATGTCTTCCCCGACATAAATATCTAAATCGCTATCCACATTTTTGTCTAGAACTATTACATCCCCCACTTGAACTTGCAAAAAATCTTCCACGGTCACAGCTGTCTCCCCAATGACAGCGGTAATATCTACAGCACATTGCCCCAACCATTGGGCGATCAACTTATGGCTCTCCGCAAAATCAGCAGGGGTTTGCCTGATAAACTGCTGGTGAACCGAAAGCTTGGCGATAACCGGATCCAGCATTATGTACGGCAGACAAATATTAATCATACCCTGATCGTTTTCACCAATAATAACGGATAAAGTTATTAAAGCCACCACCTCGTTGGGTGCATACAGTTGCTGCAAGCGCGGGTTTGTCTCTATGGACCGGACTTCGGGTTTAATTTCATATACATCGTGCCAGGTGGGAATCAGGTATTCAAGGATACGGGCCATAAGTTTTTTGGTGACCTGTATCTCGATATCAGTCAATTCCCGGTTTAAATCACCGGTAGTGCCACTGCCACCGAAAACCATATCAATAACAGGAAAGATAAAACTGTTATTGGTTTCCATGATAGCTGAGCCATTTAGGGGTAAAAGATCAAAAACAGTTAGCACTGTAGGTGTGGGAATGGAACGAATAAACTCATCAAAAATAATCTGGC from Desulfallas thermosapovorans DSM 6562 carries:
- the guaA gene encoding glutamine-hydrolyzing GMP synthase; amino-acid sequence: MSIPEREMVVVLDFGGQYSQLIARRVREGRVFCEMLPFNTPLAEIQAKKPRGIIFSGGPSSVYQQGAPVVDKEIYNLNIPILGICYGMQLMSLQLGGTVSRATRHEYGKTDLEVMSREGLLCCMGEREQCWMSHGDLVEAPPPGFNILARTEQAPVAAMADAERGLYAVQFHPEVVHTPKGQDILHYFLYDICGCTGNWTMGSFIEHTVAEIREQVGDKHVLCALSGGVDSSVSAVLVHRAIGDKLTCVFVNHGLLRKGEAEAVQKFFRDGFNINLVYVDASERFLNKLQGVTDPERKRKIIGEEFIRVFEEEAAKVGEIDFLVQGTLYPDVVESGTATAAVIKSHHNVGGLPEDMKLSLIEPLRWLFKDEVRQVGEKLGMPPEIVWRQPFPGPGLAVRILGEVTPEKIALLQEADAIVTGEIARAGLDREIWQYFAMLPNLRSVGVMGDERTYAHTVAIRAVHSHDGMTADWARIPYDVLERISSRIVNEVEGVNRVVYDITSKPPATIEWE
- the hpt gene encoding hypoxanthine phosphoribosyltransferase; this translates as MHPDVEKVLIPKMEIDKKVQELGNNISRDYAGKELLMVGILKGAVVFMADLIRAMNIDVRVDFMAVSSYGASSKSTGVVRILKDLDKSIENRHVLIVEDIVDTGLTLNYLLDVLKTRDPASVRICTLLDKPSRREVNVPVDYSGFSIPDEFVVGYGLDYNEKYRHLPEIFVLKKEIYQ
- a CDS encoding nucleotide pyrophosphohydrolase, with translation MDIQDMQREVDGWIGQFEEGYWPPLAMLARLTEEVGELAREVNHRFGTKPKKPDEPEGDLAMELADILFIIICYANSLGINLDEAFKKMMEKYKTRDSHRWTRKK
- a CDS encoding DUF1015 domain-containing protein; protein product: MATVVPLRGLRYDEKKAGSIKELVTPPYDVIDAAAQEKYYQLNPYNIIRLEYGKRSPSDNDTDNRYTRAAEFFSRWQSEGILKQEDAPAVYFYQQQFNIDKQTLVRTGIICGVKLEPYENGVILPHEETMPKHKADRLALMQACGANFSPIFGLYSDPQRSIDQLLLDAVQDSPAAVSFTDEFGHGHRLWVITGDQLVRQVQQLMRQQRIFIADGHHRYETALNYARQNPGNPSAGYVMMTLVNLYDPGLVILPTHRLVVQSKVDKQKLLAALQEDFIIEKITATDVDKVTELMADLAGLQEKGDTAHRQVFGLYWGENVYYAITLKDDSIIARKMPAERSTAWRRLDVSVLQKLILESRLGIDDEALAGGEAVKYTRDAREAVQAVDEGRCRMAFLMNPTLIGEVTEIAANGEKMPQKSTFFFPKLITGLVVNKF
- the fliY gene encoding flagellar motor switch phosphatase FliY gives rise to the protein MSDSENKLLQQDEIEALIKPSDSNKNEQYGSQGLSQAEIDAMLGAARDDAGQELDQAEIDAMLGAARDDAGQELDQAEIDAMLGAARDDAGQGLSQDEIDTLFGTGGGNGREKYEIDEPEDEDLQSALTPEEKDALGEIGNISMGSSATTLSQLLNKRVQITSPKVIITRQRDFFEGFNVPYLVIRVRFKEGLSGYNVLVIKMRDAMVMANLMMGRDGTDLQDEISELEISAAAEAMNQMIGSASTALADMLDRSINILPPETDTVMETSKFSINLPFEDPIVVSYFRMTINGLLDTNIMQVLDINTAREQTRLLLEKFGVMDVEAEEEVATPVPEPGVMEKPDNAQVQDRTAQQRDDFTTLAGREKVATQSTNSGYDKDALPQVDPEKLNMLMDIPLKVSVVLGRTQRQIKEVLHMTPGAIVELETLVDEPVDILINGKLVAKGEVVVVNENFGVKITSIISTRDRINSLR
- the fliM gene encoding flagellar motor switch protein FliM; protein product: MQEVLSQSEIDAMLEALTQGNLPVEEMEAGSVPKVRNYDFRRPNKFSKEHLRTLEMLHQHYARHLSSFLSGYLRSNVNIELASVSQIIFDEFIRSIPTPTVLTVFDLLPLNGSAIMETNNSFIFPVIDMVFGGSGTTGDLNRELTDIEIQVTKKLMARILEYLIPTWHDVYEIKPEVRSIETNPRLQQLYAPNEVVALITLSVIIGENDQGMINICLPYIMLDPVIAKLSVHQQFIRQTPADFAESHKLIAQWLGQCAVDITAVIGETAVTVEDFLQVQVGDVIVLDKNVDSDLDIYVGEDIKFGAQVGSVGDNLAVQIVSLVERKDSDE